From Amphiprion ocellaris isolate individual 3 ecotype Okinawa chromosome 10, ASM2253959v1, whole genome shotgun sequence, one genomic window encodes:
- the si:dkey-154p10.3 gene encoding zinc finger protein 335, with protein sequence MSWVKQRYRDISPVTLQVVGGAVSSSLYCGEVEGLLGATAGLVESFLVELYRCKLCQFTCFLKASISSHLLLRHRPPGLTCLGGGAEGGEEAGLQRGASPYQLDLNGEAKQSDEDEDFLLYNMLDNMSPPTCDISTEGGLQVAHTCEVSTLFEEEDSSMFPLKRSSVDLSCPMDPPSTQEQMAQSAHLMTLGLCRISKPPPPPSTTSPVQNPPPPQAPAPPPDRLSCLLCPLTLPSRRLLDVHVRSHRPAGGFSCVCCQRTADSWEELQPHWSVCRRRRREELGDRRRRKRAVACQRTFRNTASRNAPTHKYSRSSDEWREQLIGRAEGKKKEQLDRPPGDSLQNVSETKKKTRRKRNEGTETSEQPAFTCSLCHRKFSSKLTLRRHLGVHGGDKPFTCPHCTYSSRLKASLLQHLRTHTGEKPYRCAECPYASIDRSSLLRHSRTHSQVKPYRCQHCDYSSIQKKSLDLHARRHHTGEAFPCQQCDYSSPDRQLLLRHIRRHHTPSHHTAL encoded by the exons ATGTCGTGGGTGAAGCAGCGGTACCGTGACATCAGCCCCGTGACCCTGCAGGTGGTGGGCGGAGCCGTGAGCTCCAGTCTGTACtgtggggaggtggaggggcTCCTAGGGGCCACGGCCGGGCTGGTGGAGTCCTTCCTGGTGGAGCTCTATCGCTGCAAACTCTGTCAGTTCACCTGCTTCCTGAAGGCCTCCATCAGCAGCCACTTGCTGCTCAGGCACCGCCCCCCCGGCCTCACCTGCCTGGGGGGCGGGGCTGAGGGTGGAGAGGAGGCGGGGCTGCAGCGGGGGGCGTCACCTTATCAGCTGGACCTGAACGGAGAAGCGAAGCAGAGCGACGAGGACGAGGACTTCCTGCTCTACAACATGCTGGACAACATGAGCCCGCCCACATGTGACATCAGCACCGAGGGGGGGCTGCAGGTTGCACACACCTGTGAG GTCAGCACTCTGTTTGAGGAGGAGGACTCGTCAATGTTCCCTCTGAAGAGGAGCTCTGTGGACCTGTCCTGTCCAATGGACCCCCCCTCCACCCAGGAGCAGATGGCGCAGTCTGCTCACCTCATGACTCTGGGTCTCTGTCGGATCTCCAAACcgccccctcctccctccacgACCTCCCCTGTCCAGAACCCCCCGCCCCCCCAGGCGCCAGCTCCGCCCCCCGACAGGCTGTCGTGTCTCCTGTGTCCGCTGACGCTGCCGTCCCGCCGGCTGCTGGACGTCCATGTCAGGTCTCACCGCCCCGCCGGCGGCTTCAGCTGCGTCTGCTGCCAACGGACGGCCGACAGCTGGGAGGAGCTCCAGCCTCACTGGAGcgtctgcaggaggaggaggagggaggagctgggagacaggaggaggaggaagagggcgGTGGCCTGTCAGAGGACGTTCAGGAACACCGCATCACGAAACGCTCCGACTCACAAATACAGCAGATCCTCAG ATGAGTGGAGGGAGCAGCTGATTGGACGAGCTGAAGGGAAGAAGAAGGAGCAACTTGACAG ACCTCCAGGTGATTCGCTGCAGAACGTCTCAGAGACCAAGAAGAAgaccaggaggaagaggaacgAAGGGACGGAGACGTCAGAGCAGCCGGCCTTCACCTGCTCTCTGTGTCATAG GAAGTTCTCCTCCAAGCTCACTCTCAGGCGTCACCTGGGCGTCCACGGAGGAGACAAACCCTTCACCTGTCCTCACTGTACCTacagcagcagactgaaggCCTCGCTGCTGCAGCACCTGAGGActcacacag gTGAGAAGCCGTACAGGTGTGCTGAGTGTCCGTATGCGTCCATCGATCGCAGCTCTCTGCTCCGCCACAGTCGAACCCACAGCCAGGTGAAGCCGTACAGGTGTCAGCACTGTGACTACAGCAG CATCCAGAAGAAGAGCCTGGACCTCCACGCTCGCCGGCATCACACCGGGGAGGCGTTTCCATGCCAACAGTGTGACTACTCAAGTCCGGACCGCCAGCTGCTGCTGAGACACATCCGCCGACACCACACCCCCTCTCATCACACTGCGCTCTGA